Within the Streptomyces sp. NBC_00554 genome, the region TCGGCACGACCGGGCTGTCCATCGGTACGGTGCCGTCGGCGAGGTCCGTCCAGCGGCGGGGGTCCTTGGAGAAGGTCTCGGGACTGCGCAGGACGTGCAGGGCGGCGTCGTACCCGGTGACGAGCGTGGCCTGGACGCCGGGCGCCAGTTCGACGGGCGCGGTCGGCCCGGCCTTGCGCAGCCGCCGGTAGACGGCGGCGGGATCGGCCGCGAACTCCGGTCCGTGCAGCGGCTCGTGGAACGGGCAGCCCCGTGGGGGAACGGGCGGCGGTACGGCGGTCACGCGTGCTCCAAATCGCCGGTGCGGGTCAGCAGATACTCGACGAGGGTGATCAGCGCCTCCGTGGACGAGACCGGGTCGCGCGCGTCGCAGCGCACGAGCGGGGTCGCCGGCAGCAGGTCGAGGGCCTCGCGCACCTCGGCCAGTGCGTGTGCGGAAGCGTCGTCGAAGTCGTTCAGGGCGACGGCGTACGGCAGCCCCAACTCCTCCAGTACGCCCATGATTTCGAAGGACTCCCCCAGGCGCCGGGTGTCGGCCAGGACGAGCGCGCCGAGGGCTCCGTGAGTCATGTCCTGCCACAGCTCGGAGAAACGCTGCTGCCCCGGGGTGCCGAACAGGTAGAGGACCAGCGAGTCGTTGAGGGTGAGGCGGCCGAAGTCGAGGGCCACCGTCGTGGTCGTCTTGTCCGTCGTACCCGCCAAGTCGTCGACGAGAGCGCCGGCTTCGGTCATGATCTCCTCGGTGCGCAGCGGCCGTATCTCGGACAGCGCGCCGACGAAGGTGGTCTTGCCGACCGCGAAGTGGCCCACGACCAGCAGCTTGACGGCCGTCTGCACGCCGGGCCGGAGATAGACGTCGTCAGAGGCGGGCGCGGAGCCCATCGAGCACCTCCTGAAGGATGCTGGTGTCGGACGGCTGGGCGGACGGGATCGGCGCGCGGGTGACGATGTGCCCGCTGTCCATCAGGTCGGCGATCAGCACCTTCGTGACGCTGACCGGCAGCGCCAGATGCCCGGCCACCTCGACGACCGACAGTGCTCCGGGCCGGCACAGCTCCATCAGCCGGCGCTTCTCCGGGCTCAGGCCGGTCAGCGGCAGATCCTCGGCGGCGATCAGCAGGGTGACGAGGTCCAGGGTGTTGCGGGACGGCTGGGAGCGGCCCTCCGTGACGACGTACGACCGCACCAGCCGCTCGCCCAGGCGGCGGCGCCCGGGCGTCATGCCGGGCTGCCGGTGTCCTGCCGGGCCGGGCTGGTCAGCTCCTTGCCGAGCCGGTCGACCAGTTTGTGCATGCGGTAGGTGACCGCCTCCATGTCCACGTTCTCGGTGGTCGACACCGCGAGGTGGGTACCCTCACCGGCGGCGACGAGGAAGACGTACCCGTGCGCGAACTCGATCAGCGTCTGCCGCCAGGGGGTGTCCGGGCTGCCGCAGAACTCGGCCGTGCTGCGGCTGATCGACTGCACTCCGGACAGGCCCGCGGCCATCCGCTCGGCGTCGTCCCGGTCGATGTCCGCGGAGTGGGCCCGGAGCATGCCGTCGGCGGAGAGCAGGATCGCGTGCCGCGCCTCCGGCACCTTCAGGACCTCGTCGAGCATCCACCCCAGCTCGTTGGTCATGGGCGCGATCATCCCTGTGTGTTCCCTTCGGTCATGTGGGGGGTTTCATCGGCTGCGTCGGGGGTGTCCTGCGCGGCCCGGCCGAAGCGGGTGCCCCGGGCGAACGCGCCCATGCGCCGGGCCTGCTCCTCGGCCGAGCGGTCTCCGGGCTCCTCGGCGGCTGCGGCGGTGGCCGTTTCGGAGACCGTCGCCGCCCTTGGTCCGCGGCGGCGCCGCTTCGGCAGGCCACCGGCGGTGGTCGCTTCGGCGGACACCGGTTCGGCGGTGCGGGGCTCGCGCGCCGACTCGGTGGTTCGCGCCGGTTCGGCCGTGGGCTCCTGGACCGTGACTGCGGCCGTGTCCACATGAGTGAGCAGCGCGGCCGGTACGAACACCACGGCGCGGACACCCCCGTAGGGCGAGCGCGTGTCCACGGAGACGCTGAACCCGTACCGCGCGGCGAGTACGCCAATGACGGCGAAGCCGAACTGGGGCGGGTCGTCGAGCCGGGTCACGTCCACCGCGTGGCGTCCGGAGAGCAGTTCGGCGGCGTCCTCGGTCGCCTGACCGTCCATGCCGACCCCGGCGTCGTCGATGACCACACAGGCTCCGTTGTGCACGGACTGGACGTTGACCTCGACGGTCGTGTTGGGCTGCGAGTGGCGGGCCGCGTTGTCCAGGAGTTCGGCGATGGCGAGGACCACCGGCTCCACCGCCCGGCTCTCGACGGCGATGTCGACCTGCCCGATGACCCGGATCCGCCGGTAGTCGCGGATGCGGGAGGTCGCGCCGCGCACGACCTCGATCAGCGCGGAGGTGGCCCGCTGCCGTCCGGGCCACGAGCCGCACAGCACGGCGATGGCCTGTGCCCGGCGGCCGAACTGGGCGTTGGTGTGGTCGATTTCGAGGAGGTCGCGCAGCACGTCGGGGTGGTCGTGGCGGTCCTGCATCTCCGAGATGGACACCTGCTGCTCGTTGGCCAGGGCCTGGATCGAGCGCATCGACGCCTTCAGGGCGGCC harbors:
- a CDS encoding DUF742 domain-containing protein — translated: MTPGRRRLGERLVRSYVVTEGRSQPSRNTLDLVTLLIAAEDLPLTGLSPEKRRLMELCRPGALSVVEVAGHLALPVSVTKVLIADLMDSGHIVTRAPIPSAQPSDTSILQEVLDGLRARL
- a CDS encoding roadblock/LC7 domain-containing protein; this encodes MIAPMTNELGWMLDEVLKVPEARHAILLSADGMLRAHSADIDRDDAERMAAGLSGVQSISRSTAEFCGSPDTPWRQTLIEFAHGYVFLVAAGEGTHLAVSTTENVDMEAVTYRMHKLVDRLGKELTSPARQDTGSPA
- a CDS encoding sensor histidine kinase, translated to MTEPIPEVAFWCLAVSLLAATVLLVRQRGITARQRGRTAELADELRARDEELRHVVAVRLPALADSPQQSGPATGLLDVRLADTDFAKCLDSVLERFSGAVEHAQSRADQSAKAALKASMRSIQALANEQQVSISEMQDRHDHPDVLRDLLEIDHTNAQFGRRAQAIAVLCGSWPGRQRATSALIEVVRGATSRIRDYRRIRVIGQVDIAVESRAVEPVVLAIAELLDNAARHSQPNTTVEVNVQSVHNGACVVIDDAGVGMDGQATEDAAELLSGRHAVDVTRLDDPPQFGFAVIGVLAARYGFSVSVDTRSPYGGVRAVVFVPAALLTHVDTAAVTVQEPTAEPARTTESAREPRTAEPVSAEATTAGGLPKRRRRGPRAATVSETATAAAAEEPGDRSAEEQARRMGAFARGTRFGRAAQDTPDAADETPHMTEGNTQG
- a CDS encoding ATP/GTP-binding protein — translated: MGSAPASDDVYLRPGVQTAVKLLVVGHFAVGKTTFVGALSEIRPLRTEEIMTEAGALVDDLAGTTDKTTTTVALDFGRLTLNDSLVLYLFGTPGQQRFSELWQDMTHGALGALVLADTRRLGESFEIMGVLEELGLPYAVALNDFDDASAHALAEVREALDLLPATPLVRCDARDPVSSTEALITLVEYLLTRTGDLEHA